One genomic window of Cricetulus griseus strain 17A/GY chromosome 3, alternate assembly CriGri-PICRH-1.0, whole genome shotgun sequence includes the following:
- the LOC100773725 gene encoding tumor necrosis factor receptor superfamily member 22 isoform X1 yields MIFHPVSVSNLGRCLQLYLLVQLQLTTMPEPLYRQSKNCSTDEHLSGDHCCKNCSAGEFVQESCTIPHTLGQCEKCHPGTFTEAGNGLESCIPCSSCGKDQEKVADCSATSDRKCQCRMGHFYSDPGSSEFCRQCTKCPQGVPVLQRCNSTSNTVCGLAATSHRNRLYLLMSLLVLLVIAIVCCCLKKQSPCRCHHCMQSSGDVTWEQMTG; encoded by the exons CTACAGTTAACTACGATGCCAGAACCACTCTACAGACAGAGCAAGAACTGCAGCACCGATGAGCACTTGTCTGGGGACCACTGCTGCAAGAACTGTAGTGCGG GTGAGTTTGTCCAGGAGTCCTGCACAATCCCCCACACCCTAGGACAATGTGAGAAGTGTCATCCAGGGACATTCACAGAGGCTGGTAATGGCCTAGAGTCTTGCATACCTTGTTCCAGCTGTGGAAAAG ACCAGGAAAAAGTGGCTGATTGCTCTGCCACCAGTGACCGGAAATGCCAGTGCCGAATGGGTCATTTCTATTCTGACCCCGGATCCAGTGAGTTCTGCCGCCAGTGTACCAA GTGTCCCCAGGGAGTCCCTGTCCTCCAGAGATGCAACTCCACATCGAACACAGTGTGTGGTCTGGCTGCTACAA GTCACAGAAACCGGCTATACCTACTCATGAGTCTTCTAGTCTTGCTTGTTATTGCCATTGTCTGCTGTTGCCTGAAAAAACAAAGTCCCTGTCGGTGTCATCATTGTATGCAGTCCTCTGGTGATGTCACTTGGGAACAAATGACAGGTTAA